A section of the Amycolatopsis sp. AA4 genome encodes:
- a CDS encoding DUF2461 domain-containing protein: protein MKFSGFGEHAVEFYDGLLADNTKAYWDDHVAIYREHVRAPMEALLAELEPEFGAGFGEAKVFRPYRDVRFAKDKTPYKTHCGGVIEAGRGGGAYYVEVGPAGLRVGGGCFHLASDQLARYRTAVDTELHGPALEKILASLRKAGWEILGDRLKSKPRGFAEDHPRLDLLRHRSVYAVRAWEPDDFLHEREALERVRKSWRQLRKFNEWARDHVGPSEKPRR from the coding sequence GTGAAGTTCAGCGGATTCGGGGAGCACGCCGTCGAGTTCTACGACGGGCTGCTCGCGGACAACACCAAGGCCTACTGGGACGACCACGTCGCGATCTACCGGGAGCACGTCCGGGCTCCGATGGAGGCGCTGCTGGCCGAGCTGGAGCCGGAGTTCGGCGCGGGCTTCGGCGAGGCGAAGGTGTTCCGGCCGTACCGCGACGTCCGGTTCGCCAAGGACAAGACGCCGTACAAGACGCACTGCGGCGGCGTGATCGAGGCCGGCCGCGGCGGGGGAGCGTATTACGTCGAGGTCGGCCCGGCCGGGCTGCGCGTCGGCGGCGGCTGTTTCCACCTCGCCTCGGACCAGCTGGCCCGGTACCGCACGGCCGTCGACACCGAACTGCACGGGCCCGCGCTGGAGAAGATCCTGGCGAGCCTGCGCAAGGCGGGCTGGGAAATTCTCGGTGACCGGCTGAAGTCCAAACCGCGCGGGTTCGCCGAAGATCATCCGCGTCTCGACCTGCTGCGCCACCGCTCGGTGTACGCCGTCCGAGCCTGGGAGCCGGACGACTTCCTGCACGAGCGCGAGGCACTCGAGCGGGTGCGGAAATCGTGGCGTCAGCTGCGGAAATTCAACGAATGGGCGCGCGACCACGTGGGTCCGAGCGAGAAACCGCGGCGCTGA
- a CDS encoding 3'-5' exonuclease, which produces MESLLNVVDVEATCWENQPPPGQVSEIIEIGLTVVDLRAGERVAKHRILVRPARSEVSPFCTELTGLTQSEVDGGLSFREACRTLAVRHRTTELPWASWGDYDRNQFTRQCRHTGTEYPFTGLHTNAKVAFTAAYGLRRRPGMAQALAVAGLPLEGRHHRGDDDAWNIGALVLEIAKRGAWPVG; this is translated from the coding sequence ATGGAAAGCCTCCTGAACGTGGTCGATGTCGAAGCGACCTGCTGGGAGAACCAGCCGCCGCCCGGCCAGGTCAGCGAGATCATCGAAATCGGCTTGACGGTCGTCGATCTGCGTGCGGGCGAGCGGGTGGCGAAGCACCGGATACTGGTCCGCCCGGCTCGGTCCGAGGTGAGTCCGTTCTGCACCGAACTCACCGGGTTGACTCAGTCCGAGGTGGACGGTGGCCTGTCGTTTCGGGAGGCCTGCCGGACGCTGGCGGTGCGGCATCGCACGACGGAATTGCCGTGGGCCAGCTGGGGTGACTACGACCGCAACCAGTTCACCCGGCAATGCCGCCACACCGGCACCGAGTACCCGTTCACCGGACTGCACACCAACGCGAAGGTCGCGTTCACCGCGGCGTACGGCCTGCGTCGTCGTCCCGGAATGGCGCAAGCCCTTGCCGTCGCAGGCCTTCCGTTGGAAGGGCGTCACCATCGCGGGGACGACGACGCATGGAACATCGGCGCTCTGGTGCTGGAGATCGCGAAACGCGGAGCGTGGCCGGTCGGTTAG
- a CDS encoding VOC family protein: MGSVKQFQVTFDCAEPARVARFWCEALGYVVPPPPQGFADWAEFDRAQPPEEQGSWAACVDPTGVGPRLFFQRVPEGRVVKNRVHLDIRVGSGLVGAERLAALKAEAERLTALGASVVQVLEADGVNESCIPMQDVEGNEFCLD, translated from the coding sequence ATGGGGTCGGTCAAACAGTTCCAGGTCACTTTCGACTGCGCGGAACCCGCGCGCGTCGCCCGTTTCTGGTGCGAGGCGCTGGGGTACGTCGTGCCGCCGCCGCCGCAGGGATTCGCCGACTGGGCCGAGTTCGACCGAGCCCAGCCGCCCGAGGAGCAGGGCTCGTGGGCGGCCTGTGTCGATCCCACCGGGGTCGGTCCGCGGCTGTTCTTCCAGCGCGTGCCCGAGGGCCGCGTGGTGAAGAACCGCGTGCACCTGGACATCCGGGTCGGCAGTGGGCTGGTCGGCGCGGAACGCCTCGCGGCGCTGAAAGCCGAGGCCGAACGGCTGACGGCGCTGGGCGCGTCGGTGGTGCAGGTGCTGGAGGCGGACGGCGTGAACGAGTCCTGCATTCCGATGCAGGACGTCGAGGGCAACGAGTTCTGCCTGGACTGA
- a CDS encoding putative Ig domain-containing protein, with translation MMRAGMTLRRLAAAGAALALGAGVAATFTPVAEAAAGPQLSPASCANAPAGYAKCQAVQLVSAGARPANAMSPADLQKAYGVAGMKSGGTTVAIVDAFDDPGIEKDLNDYRSQWNLGSCTKANGCLTVVGQDGTSTLPSKTDSGWATEMAIDVDAVSALCPDCKILLVEGNSNEDSDLAAAVDSAVRLGAKIVSNSYADHESAIPADAEQHYNHPGVAILGATGDWGSESGTQAEYPATSPEVVAVGGTTLTASGSGYSETAWSKAGSGCSSKFSKPAFQNGITTACDNRATSDISADADPNSGITIYVNGQQSQYGGTSLATPIVAGIWALAGTPKDGDNAATYPYAHPGDFNDVTSGSNGSCGTVICNAGTGWDGPTGLGTPHGVNGLTPGGGTNGKLSVSNPGNQNSVVGKAVSLKVTASGGTSPYTYSANGLPAGLAIDGKTGSITGTPTAAGTSNVTVTATDAAGATAQAPFTWTVTTAPAGKLTATFTTDYDYGFGAFAHFTITNGGASAANGWTLSFDLPSNELLSNTNPGTASGSTGHIVITGQDSIPAGGSLTVSQIYDVSSGSFTAPSNVSVS, from the coding sequence ATGATGCGTGCAGGAATGACCTTGAGACGGCTGGCCGCCGCCGGCGCCGCGCTCGCTCTCGGAGCCGGGGTGGCGGCGACCTTCACCCCGGTCGCCGAGGCCGCGGCCGGCCCCCAGCTGAGCCCCGCGTCGTGCGCGAACGCACCCGCGGGCTACGCGAAATGCCAGGCCGTGCAACTGGTTTCGGCAGGTGCGCGACCGGCTAATGCGATGAGCCCGGCCGATCTGCAGAAGGCCTACGGCGTCGCCGGGATGAAGAGCGGCGGGACCACCGTCGCGATCGTCGACGCCTTCGACGACCCGGGCATCGAGAAGGACCTGAACGACTACCGGTCGCAGTGGAACCTGGGCTCCTGCACCAAGGCGAACGGCTGCCTGACCGTGGTCGGCCAGGACGGCACGAGCACGCTGCCGTCCAAGACCGACTCGGGCTGGGCGACCGAGATGGCCATCGACGTCGACGCGGTCAGCGCGCTCTGCCCGGACTGCAAGATCCTGCTGGTGGAAGGCAACAGCAACGAGGACAGCGACCTCGCGGCGGCGGTCGACAGCGCGGTCCGGCTCGGCGCGAAGATCGTGTCCAACAGCTACGCCGACCACGAAAGCGCGATCCCGGCGGACGCCGAGCAGCACTACAACCACCCGGGCGTCGCGATCCTCGGCGCCACCGGCGACTGGGGCAGCGAAAGCGGTACCCAGGCCGAATACCCGGCCACGTCGCCCGAGGTGGTCGCGGTCGGCGGCACCACGCTGACCGCGTCCGGCAGCGGCTACTCCGAAACCGCCTGGAGCAAGGCGGGCAGCGGCTGTTCGAGCAAGTTCAGCAAGCCCGCGTTCCAGAACGGGATCACCACCGCCTGCGACAACCGGGCCACTTCGGACATTTCGGCCGACGCGGACCCCAACAGCGGCATCACGATCTACGTCAACGGCCAGCAGTCGCAGTACGGCGGCACCAGCCTCGCCACCCCGATCGTCGCCGGCATCTGGGCGCTCGCCGGGACGCCGAAGGACGGCGACAACGCCGCGACCTACCCGTACGCGCACCCGGGCGACTTCAACGACGTCACCTCGGGCAGCAACGGCAGCTGCGGCACGGTGATCTGCAACGCGGGCACCGGCTGGGACGGCCCGACCGGTCTCGGCACGCCGCACGGCGTCAACGGCCTGACCCCCGGCGGCGGCACCAACGGCAAGCTGAGCGTCAGCAACCCGGGCAACCAGAACAGCGTGGTGGGCAAGGCGGTTTCGCTGAAGGTGACCGCTTCCGGCGGCACCTCGCCCTACACCTACTCGGCGAACGGGCTTCCGGCCGGGCTGGCCATCGACGGCAAGACCGGCTCGATCACCGGCACGCCGACCGCCGCGGGCACCAGCAACGTCACCGTGACGGCCACCGATGCCGCCGGGGCGACCGCGCAGGCTCCGTTCACCTGGACCGTCACGACGGCCCCGGCGGGCAAGCTGACCGCGACCTTCACCACCGACTACGACTACGGGTTCGGCGCCTTCGCGCACTTCACGATCACCAACGGCGGCGCGTCGGCGGCGAACGGCTGGACGCTGTCGTTCGACCTGCCGTCGAACGAGTTGCTGTCGAACACGAACCCGGGCACCGCGTCCGGGTCGACCGGGCACATCGTGATCACCGGCCAGGACAGCATCCCGGCGGGCGGCAGCCTCACCGTGTCGCAGATCTACGACGTGTCGAGCGGCTCGTTCACCGCTCCGTCCAACGTGTCCGTTTCCTGA
- a CDS encoding glycoside hydrolase family 18 protein — MLRLRRKRLLALAGLVTAAFAAAAALVPAASTAAPARTEAASGKVVGYFTDWGVYDRNYHVKNIETSGSANKLTHINFAFGNVTGGGCAIGDAWADYQKTYDAAGSVDGVADTWDQPLAGSFNQLKKLKAKHPGLKVIWSFGGWTWSGGFGQAAKNPEAFANSCYNLVNDKRWAGLFDGIDLDWEYPNACGLTCDTSGPDALKKLLAAVRAKFGSSKLVTAAISADGSNGGKLDATDYAGAAQYVDWYNVMTYDFFGAWAAQGPTAPHSPLTSYNGLPTQGFYSDAAIQKLKSKGVPASKLLLGIGFYGRGWTGVTQSAPGGTATGPAPGKYEQGIEDYKILKTKCPATGTVAGTAYAKCGSNWWSYDTPATISGKTAYARSQGLGGTFFWELSGDTSNGELITALAK, encoded by the coding sequence ATGCTTCGCTTGCGCAGAAAACGCCTGCTGGCCCTGGCCGGCCTGGTGACCGCGGCGTTCGCCGCCGCGGCCGCGCTCGTCCCCGCCGCCTCGACGGCCGCCCCAGCGAGAACCGAGGCCGCGTCCGGCAAGGTGGTCGGCTATTTCACCGACTGGGGCGTCTACGACCGCAACTACCACGTCAAGAACATCGAGACGTCCGGCTCGGCGAACAAGCTCACGCACATCAACTTCGCCTTCGGCAACGTCACCGGCGGCGGCTGCGCGATCGGCGACGCGTGGGCCGACTACCAGAAGACCTACGACGCGGCGGGCAGCGTCGACGGCGTCGCCGACACCTGGGACCAGCCGCTCGCGGGCAGCTTCAACCAGCTCAAGAAGCTGAAGGCCAAGCACCCCGGGCTGAAGGTCATCTGGTCGTTCGGCGGCTGGACCTGGTCCGGCGGCTTCGGGCAGGCCGCGAAGAACCCCGAGGCCTTCGCGAACTCCTGCTACAACCTGGTCAACGACAAGCGCTGGGCGGGGCTGTTCGACGGCATCGACCTCGACTGGGAGTACCCGAACGCGTGCGGGCTCACCTGTGACACGAGCGGACCCGACGCGCTGAAGAAGCTGCTCGCGGCCGTGCGGGCCAAGTTCGGCTCGTCGAAGCTCGTCACCGCTGCGATCTCCGCGGACGGCAGCAACGGCGGCAAGCTCGACGCCACCGATTACGCGGGCGCCGCGCAGTACGTCGACTGGTACAACGTGATGACCTACGACTTCTTCGGCGCCTGGGCCGCGCAAGGCCCGACCGCGCCGCACTCGCCGCTGACGTCGTACAACGGCCTGCCGACCCAGGGCTTCTACTCGGACGCGGCCATCCAGAAGCTCAAGAGCAAGGGCGTTCCGGCTTCGAAACTCTTGCTGGGCATCGGTTTCTACGGCCGCGGCTGGACCGGCGTCACGCAGAGCGCCCCGGGCGGCACCGCGACCGGACCGGCTCCGGGCAAGTACGAGCAGGGCATCGAGGACTACAAGATCCTCAAGACCAAGTGCCCGGCGACCGGAACCGTCGCGGGCACCGCGTACGCCAAGTGCGGTTCGAACTGGTGGAGCTACGACACCCCGGCGACCATCTCCGGCAAGACGGCGTACGCGAGGTCCCAGGGCCTCGGCGGCACCTTCTTCTGGGAGCTGTCCGGCGACACCTCGAACGGCGAGCTGATCACGGCGCTGGCCAAGTAA
- a CDS encoding AAA family ATPase — protein MDRREVRDMPDGGTETFDRTLVRLRRAAGLTQEQLAQRCGLSTRGVGNLERGQRHPRRVTVQLLADGLALPEDDRAELLAAARRGRQRPPDRPVAPPRPAPGLVGRVEEHALLDKHISGTGRPFLVFAGQTGIGKTRLLAEAATLAEARGTVVLSSACSRYGGEPYAPLSEAIARHVSEHPAGPGLAFLLPEQRTAEPAPARWLLFAEAARFLDTLARRHGVLVILDDLQWAGPDGLALLASLVQDVRPDRVRFLAAYRDTELAAAEPLADTLLELYRKGLVTQHSLAPLADDDATTLLHRSAGTEVGPSARDRVLRLAGGLPLFLVQLGHVLGRSGKPPAELPWGLAHAVRRQVGSLPERTVEVLTLLAVGQQRMDPDVLAAAAGLDPAELSEVLAPAHTARLLDENAEGVRLTHELVAEVVNGDLPPSRRHVLHRRLADALGGAAAAYHYTHAQDTERAAQTLRHAAEKASRQAAHDTAAQHWGALVDLLDRTGSQAAVAEAAEAWADALAAAGRYDAALAAAERALLVYRKEGDEERQRLVIARIGYLHYQRGTPREGLARIAPTLTEDRPGGSAVRLRLARAANLYQSTRYRESVEVSTAAIVAAESAGDEHGLAGGRLRRGLALRLLGRNEEALTDLHTAAATAELCGDREIVVRALTGVAVLHHYRGELARADRQFERILRLAEELGDRELLSRAVCNVGASAVYVGRWGDALRRFSQALELAGHGRSPMCGAMALIGRGALWSACGRYATAADDLTRVLRLGRESDNADIICNASAQLAENDVRAGRPAEGVRRLLPLLALQGERSWQMTDALPFLAEAQLASGDPVAAGETAAEAVACTEHIDHILARTDAFRVQGLAFLRCGAVSSAEESMEEAWSLAERLASPYLLARVSAARAALADHLGDSMGAARDRGRAEELFTELRRDALAGE, from the coding sequence ATGGACCGGCGGGAGGTGCGGGACATGCCGGACGGCGGGACGGAAACGTTCGACCGGACGCTGGTCCGGTTGCGCCGGGCGGCCGGGCTCACCCAGGAACAACTGGCGCAGCGCTGCGGGCTGAGCACGCGCGGCGTCGGGAATCTCGAACGCGGGCAACGGCATCCGCGGCGAGTCACCGTGCAGTTGCTAGCCGACGGTCTCGCGCTGCCCGAGGACGACCGGGCCGAACTGCTGGCGGCTGCGCGGCGCGGCAGGCAGCGTCCGCCGGACCGCCCGGTCGCCCCTCCTCGTCCGGCACCCGGCCTCGTCGGCCGCGTCGAGGAACACGCCTTGCTGGACAAGCACATTTCGGGCACCGGCAGGCCGTTTCTGGTCTTCGCGGGACAAACCGGAATCGGCAAGACCCGGCTGCTCGCCGAGGCCGCGACGCTGGCCGAGGCGCGGGGCACGGTGGTGCTCTCGTCCGCGTGCTCCCGGTACGGAGGCGAGCCGTACGCGCCGCTGTCCGAAGCCATTGCCCGGCACGTGTCGGAACATCCCGCTGGACCGGGCCTGGCGTTCCTGCTGCCCGAACAACGCACCGCCGAACCGGCTCCGGCTCGCTGGCTGCTGTTCGCCGAAGCAGCGCGGTTTCTCGACACGCTCGCCCGGCGGCACGGCGTGCTGGTGATCCTCGACGACCTGCAATGGGCCGGTCCGGACGGACTCGCGCTGCTGGCCTCGCTCGTGCAGGACGTCCGGCCGGACCGGGTCCGTTTCCTCGCCGCCTACCGGGACACCGAACTCGCCGCGGCCGAACCGCTGGCCGACACGCTGCTCGAGCTGTACCGGAAAGGCTTGGTCACCCAGCATTCGCTGGCCCCGTTGGCAGATGACGACGCGACGACCCTGTTGCACCGCAGCGCCGGAACCGAGGTCGGCCCGTCCGCTCGCGACCGGGTGCTCCGGCTCGCCGGCGGACTCCCGTTGTTCCTCGTCCAGCTGGGACACGTACTGGGCAGATCCGGCAAACCGCCCGCGGAACTGCCGTGGGGCCTCGCGCACGCGGTGCGGCGGCAGGTCGGTTCGCTGCCCGAGCGCACCGTCGAGGTGCTCACGCTGCTCGCGGTGGGGCAGCAGCGGATGGACCCGGACGTCCTGGCCGCGGCCGCCGGGCTGGATCCGGCCGAATTGTCCGAAGTGCTGGCTCCCGCGCACACCGCGCGGCTGCTGGACGAGAACGCCGAGGGCGTCCGGCTCACACACGAACTGGTCGCCGAAGTCGTGAACGGCGACCTGCCGCCAAGCCGTCGCCATGTCCTGCACCGCAGACTCGCCGACGCGTTGGGCGGCGCCGCGGCGGCCTATCACTACACGCACGCGCAGGACACCGAACGCGCTGCGCAGACTTTGCGGCACGCCGCGGAAAAAGCCAGCCGACAAGCCGCGCACGACACGGCCGCACAGCACTGGGGCGCACTAGTCGACCTGCTGGACCGCACCGGTTCTCAGGCCGCCGTCGCCGAAGCCGCCGAAGCGTGGGCGGACGCACTCGCCGCGGCCGGTCGGTACGACGCCGCGCTCGCCGCCGCCGAACGCGCGCTTTTGGTGTACCGCAAGGAAGGCGACGAAGAACGGCAGCGCCTCGTGATCGCGAGGATCGGTTACCTGCACTACCAACGCGGCACTCCGCGCGAGGGCTTGGCCCGGATCGCGCCGACGCTGACCGAAGACCGCCCTGGCGGCTCTGCCGTGCGGCTGCGGTTGGCCCGCGCCGCGAATCTGTATCAGAGCACGCGCTACCGGGAATCCGTCGAGGTCTCCACCGCCGCGATCGTCGCGGCAGAGTCGGCGGGGGACGAGCACGGTCTCGCCGGCGGCCGTCTGCGTCGCGGACTCGCCCTACGCCTGCTCGGCCGCAACGAGGAAGCACTGACGGATCTGCACACCGCCGCAGCGACCGCGGAACTGTGCGGCGACCGGGAGATCGTCGTCCGCGCGCTGACGGGGGTCGCGGTCCTGCACCACTACCGCGGCGAACTGGCCCGCGCCGACCGGCAGTTCGAGCGAATCCTCCGGCTGGCAGAAGAACTGGGCGACCGGGAGCTGCTCAGCCGGGCAGTCTGCAACGTCGGCGCGAGCGCGGTCTACGTCGGCCGCTGGGGCGACGCACTGCGACGGTTCAGCCAGGCACTGGAACTGGCCGGACACGGCCGCTCGCCCATGTGCGGCGCGATGGCCCTCATCGGCCGCGGCGCCCTCTGGTCCGCCTGCGGCCGCTATGCGACGGCCGCCGACGATCTGACTCGAGTGCTTCGGCTGGGCCGGGAAAGCGACAACGCCGACATCATCTGCAACGCGTCCGCCCAGCTGGCGGAGAACGACGTACGCGCGGGCCGACCGGCTGAAGGGGTGCGTCGGTTGCTGCCTTTGCTTGCGCTGCAAGGGGAACGGAGCTGGCAGATGACCGACGCACTGCCGTTCCTCGCCGAAGCCCAACTGGCGTCCGGGGACCCGGTTGCCGCCGGGGAGACCGCTGCGGAGGCGGTGGCTTGTACTGAGCACATCGACCATATCCTCGCCCGCACGGACGCGTTTCGGGTGCAGGGGCTGGCTTTTCTCCGGTGCGGGGCTGTTTCGTCGGCGGAGGAGAGCATGGAGGAGGCTTGGTCGTTGGCTGAACGGCTGGCTTCGCCTTACCTGCTCGCGCGGGTGAGTGCGGCGCGCGCTGCCTTGGCGGATCACCTCGGCGACTCTATGGGGGCGGCTCGGGATCGGGGGCGGGCGGAGGAGTTGTTCACGGAGTTGCGGCGGGATGCGTTGGCGGGGGAGTGA
- a CDS encoding helix-turn-helix transcriptional regulator: MQTFDVLAEPRRRALLDLLLAGERSVGELVAELRLSQPAVSKHLRVLREAGLVTVRVSAQRRCYRLRAEPLAEVDAWLAPYRQFWADRLDALEQRLDETE; the protein is encoded by the coding sequence ATGCAGACCTTCGACGTGCTGGCCGAACCCCGCCGCCGCGCGCTGCTGGACCTGCTGCTCGCGGGCGAGCGGTCGGTCGGCGAACTGGTGGCCGAACTGCGGCTCAGCCAGCCCGCCGTGTCCAAGCACCTGCGCGTCCTGCGCGAGGCGGGGCTGGTGACAGTGCGGGTGTCCGCGCAGCGCCGCTGCTACCGGCTGCGCGCCGAACCGCTGGCCGAAGTGGACGCGTGGCTCGCGCCCTACCGGCAGTTCTGGGCGGACCGGCTCGACGCGCTCGAACAGCGGCTCGACGAAACCGAATGA
- a CDS encoding aromatic amino acid ammonia-lyase has product MIRVDGRTLRCADVVTAAHTEGPLAIDVSIAALRAAEHSWKLAEDLSTRRVVYGRTTGVGANKDDAVDEPAEHGLRLLRSHAGGSGELLPDGQIRAMLLIRLNQLLAGRSGISPELIGALAEAVRTGTLPVVHRLGAIGTGDLAPLAETALALAGEREWAIGAVPPVPVHAGDALAFMSSNAATLAEATLAAMSLDTLTRASHAVAALTYVALDGNPEAYATPVHEARPHAGQVACAAEMRRLLGMHGTPKPGRRLQDPFGLRAFPQVQGPALDAIHYLRDVLAVEINASTENPMISTVHGDAYHHAHFHTAYVSTALDQARATVHQVAELSVARLGDLVEPEFTGLRPFLAVGPPGSSGVMILEYVAHDALTELRQAALPATLGTAVVSRGIEDHASFSTQAARAATAAASAYRQVLACELVAAVRALRIRKAELVDLPVRAAFAAAEGVLDERLEDRPLTDDIAKAAGVLDELARI; this is encoded by the coding sequence GTGATCCGAGTGGACGGCCGGACCCTGCGGTGCGCCGACGTGGTCACGGCGGCGCACACCGAAGGCCCGCTGGCGATCGACGTCTCGATCGCCGCGCTGCGAGCCGCCGAGCACTCGTGGAAGCTCGCGGAGGACCTGAGCACCCGGCGCGTGGTCTACGGCCGCACCACCGGCGTCGGCGCGAACAAGGACGACGCGGTGGACGAGCCCGCCGAACACGGCCTCCGCCTGCTGCGCAGCCACGCCGGCGGCAGCGGTGAACTGCTGCCCGACGGCCAGATCCGCGCCATGCTGCTGATCCGGCTCAACCAACTGCTCGCCGGCCGGTCGGGGATCAGCCCGGAACTGATCGGCGCGCTCGCTGAAGCGGTGCGCACCGGAACGCTGCCCGTGGTGCACCGGCTGGGCGCGATCGGCACCGGCGACCTCGCTCCCCTGGCGGAAACCGCCCTCGCGCTGGCCGGGGAACGCGAGTGGGCAATCGGCGCGGTGCCACCGGTTCCGGTGCACGCGGGCGACGCGTTGGCGTTCATGAGCAGCAACGCCGCGACACTCGCCGAAGCGACTCTCGCGGCGATGAGCCTGGACACGCTCACCCGCGCGAGCCACGCCGTCGCCGCACTCACGTACGTAGCGCTCGACGGCAACCCTGAGGCGTACGCGACACCTGTGCACGAAGCGCGTCCACACGCTGGACAGGTGGCGTGCGCGGCTGAGATGCGTCGGCTGCTGGGCATGCACGGCACGCCTAAGCCGGGGCGTCGGCTTCAGGATCCCTTCGGGCTGCGCGCTTTCCCTCAAGTGCAAGGTCCTGCTTTGGACGCGATCCACTACTTGCGTGACGTGCTCGCCGTGGAAATCAATGCCAGCACGGAAAATCCGATGATCTCCACGGTGCACGGCGATGCTTACCATCATGCGCACTTCCACACCGCGTACGTGTCGACTGCCCTCGACCAAGCCCGCGCGACGGTGCATCAGGTCGCGGAGCTGTCCGTGGCCCGGTTGGGAGACTTGGTGGAACCGGAATTCACCGGACTGCGCCCGTTTCTCGCGGTCGGGCCGCCGGGGAGTTCCGGGGTGATGATCTTGGAGTACGTCGCACACGACGCCCTGACCGAACTGCGACAGGCGGCACTGCCCGCGACACTCGGGACCGCGGTGGTGTCGCGCGGGATCGAGGATCACGCAAGCTTCTCGACCCAGGCCGCGCGGGCGGCCACTGCGGCTGCTTCAGCTTATCGGCAGGTGCTGGCTTGCGAGCTGGTCGCGGCGGTGCGGGCGTTGCGGATTCGCAAGGCGGAACTGGTGGACCTGCCGGTGCGGGCGGCGTTCGCGGCTGCGGAGGGGGTGTTGGACGAGCGGCTGGAGGATCGGCCGTTGACTGACGACATCGCGAAGGCGGCGGGAGTGTTGGACGAATTGGCGCGGATCTAA